In the genome of Vicia villosa cultivar HV-30 ecotype Madison, WI linkage group LG7, Vvil1.0, whole genome shotgun sequence, one region contains:
- the LOC131617064 gene encoding uncharacterized protein LOC131617064 isoform X2: protein MWADLTLEPNSAITDDDDWFDKNHLFHQLSARELKSKFAHSVEEFASPGLPSSVSKSRGKHYKNKIKWGKGINLNALLDKQEGLSRRGCIKQGASIGYEAKPKSTSSVSNPKSGLTFEHNAGGKTMSKARCGNLVGSSSSMDKKNYERSTRTMLTSENMIQKKVSYDEKRKSSSVRSNSFGKSVVTEASRVQDQHKYMELSNKPCDQTSGSSSVNSICLRKSYVTQKAPKVEMDVDNMKSRGRKSSSGKSSVGSCSNPSYEVSKEQRKKITTTKDVVTMNLAVKNRSNLGNKFKTSSITAEGKGSIIGNNINVAKSLIKTQSVRSSTKLPGKVNKTNICTAAKETLHKGKENATMKLTVNKHCNEKGVLARGVLKSPKTRQHKDDKAGLAALTILGKVNGEREAKNPVNPARRIYLR, encoded by the exons ATGTGGGCAGATTTGACTCTTGAACCTAACTCTGCTAT AACTGATGATGATGACTGGTTCGACAAAAATCACTT GTTCCACCAGTTGTCTGCTCGCGAGTTAAAATCAAAATTTGCTCACTCGGTTGAGGAATTTGCTTCGCCGGGACTTCCTTCTTCAGTCTCGAAATCAAGAGGAAAACACTACAAAAATAAGATCAAGTGGGGGAAAGGTATTAATCTAAATGCTTTGTTGGATAAACAGGAGGGTTTAAGCAGAAGGGGATGCATCAAACAAGGTGCCAGCATTGGTTATGAAGCGAAGCCCAAATCAACATCAAGTGTTAGCAACCCAAAATCAGGCTTGACTTTTGAACACAATGCCGGCGGAAAAACTATGTCCAAGGCCCGTTGCGGTAATCTAGTGGGAAGTTCAAGTTCTATGGATAAAAAGAATTATGAAAGGTCCACAAGAACCATGCTTACATCTGAGAACATGATTCAAAAGAAGGTATCATATGATGAGAAACGAAAAAGTTCGTCGGTAAGAAGCAATAGCTTTGGGAAAAGTGTGGTTACAGAAGCTTCAAGAGTTCAGGACCAGCATAAATATATGGAGCTGTCTAATAAACCATGTGATCAGACAAGTGGAAGTTCATCAGTGAATAGTATTTGTCTTAGGAAAAGCTACGTGACACAGAAAGCCCCAAAAGTGGAGATGGATGTTGATAACATGAAATCGAGAGGTCGTAAATCATCTTCTGGGAAGTCTAGTGTTGGGTCATGTTCGAATCCTAGTTATGAAGTATCAAAGGAACAGAGGAAGAAAATCACAACTACGAAAGATGTGGTCACAATGAATCTTGCAGTTAAGAATAGATCCAACCTTGGAAACAAATTCAAGACATCATCCATTACAGCTGAAGGAAAAGGAAGCATAATAGGAAATAACATCAATGTTGCAAAGTCATTG ATCAAAACTCAGTCTGTACGTTCAAGTACCAAGTTACCAGGCAAAGTCAACAAAACCAACATTTGTACTGCTGCTAAGGAGACACTTCACAAGGGGAAAGAGAATGCTACCATGAAATTGACAGTGAATAAACATTGCAATGAAAAAGGTGTTCTTGCAAGGGGCGTTTTAAAAAGTCCGAAAACTAGACAACATAAGGATGACAAAGCAGGATTGGCGGCTTTGACAATACTG GGAAAAGTGAATGGTGAACGTGAGGCAAAGAACCCAGTTAATCCAGCCAGAAGGATTTACCTGCGATAA
- the LOC131617064 gene encoding uncharacterized protein LOC131617064 isoform X1 — MMQVSMKNGIVTDHWAFLEHFDAPMWADLTLEPNSAITDDDDWFDKNHLFHQLSARELKSKFAHSVEEFASPGLPSSVSKSRGKHYKNKIKWGKGINLNALLDKQEGLSRRGCIKQGASIGYEAKPKSTSSVSNPKSGLTFEHNAGGKTMSKARCGNLVGSSSSMDKKNYERSTRTMLTSENMIQKKVSYDEKRKSSSVRSNSFGKSVVTEASRVQDQHKYMELSNKPCDQTSGSSSVNSICLRKSYVTQKAPKVEMDVDNMKSRGRKSSSGKSSVGSCSNPSYEVSKEQRKKITTTKDVVTMNLAVKNRSNLGNKFKTSSITAEGKGSIIGNNINVAKSLIKTQSVRSSTKLPGKVNKTNICTAAKETLHKGKENATMKLTVNKHCNEKGVLARGVLKSPKTRQHKDDKAGLAALTILGKVNGEREAKNPVNPARRIYLR, encoded by the exons ATGATGCAAGTTTCTATGAAGAACGGGATCGTCACCGATCACTGGGCTTTTCTG GAACATTTTGATGCACCTATGTGGGCAGATTTGACTCTTGAACCTAACTCTGCTAT AACTGATGATGATGACTGGTTCGACAAAAATCACTT GTTCCACCAGTTGTCTGCTCGCGAGTTAAAATCAAAATTTGCTCACTCGGTTGAGGAATTTGCTTCGCCGGGACTTCCTTCTTCAGTCTCGAAATCAAGAGGAAAACACTACAAAAATAAGATCAAGTGGGGGAAAGGTATTAATCTAAATGCTTTGTTGGATAAACAGGAGGGTTTAAGCAGAAGGGGATGCATCAAACAAGGTGCCAGCATTGGTTATGAAGCGAAGCCCAAATCAACATCAAGTGTTAGCAACCCAAAATCAGGCTTGACTTTTGAACACAATGCCGGCGGAAAAACTATGTCCAAGGCCCGTTGCGGTAATCTAGTGGGAAGTTCAAGTTCTATGGATAAAAAGAATTATGAAAGGTCCACAAGAACCATGCTTACATCTGAGAACATGATTCAAAAGAAGGTATCATATGATGAGAAACGAAAAAGTTCGTCGGTAAGAAGCAATAGCTTTGGGAAAAGTGTGGTTACAGAAGCTTCAAGAGTTCAGGACCAGCATAAATATATGGAGCTGTCTAATAAACCATGTGATCAGACAAGTGGAAGTTCATCAGTGAATAGTATTTGTCTTAGGAAAAGCTACGTGACACAGAAAGCCCCAAAAGTGGAGATGGATGTTGATAACATGAAATCGAGAGGTCGTAAATCATCTTCTGGGAAGTCTAGTGTTGGGTCATGTTCGAATCCTAGTTATGAAGTATCAAAGGAACAGAGGAAGAAAATCACAACTACGAAAGATGTGGTCACAATGAATCTTGCAGTTAAGAATAGATCCAACCTTGGAAACAAATTCAAGACATCATCCATTACAGCTGAAGGAAAAGGAAGCATAATAGGAAATAACATCAATGTTGCAAAGTCATTG ATCAAAACTCAGTCTGTACGTTCAAGTACCAAGTTACCAGGCAAAGTCAACAAAACCAACATTTGTACTGCTGCTAAGGAGACACTTCACAAGGGGAAAGAGAATGCTACCATGAAATTGACAGTGAATAAACATTGCAATGAAAAAGGTGTTCTTGCAAGGGGCGTTTTAAAAAGTCCGAAAACTAGACAACATAAGGATGACAAAGCAGGATTGGCGGCTTTGACAATACTG GGAAAAGTGAATGGTGAACGTGAGGCAAAGAACCCAGTTAATCCAGCCAGAAGGATTTACCTGCGATAA